A part of Candidatus Chlamydia corallus genomic DNA contains:
- a CDS encoding ketoacyl-ACP synthase III, with the protein MWFSVNKNKKAAIWATGSYLPKKVLSNADLEKMVDTSDEWIVSRTGIKERRIAGPQEYTSFMGAMAAEKAIINAGLNKDQIDCIVFSTAAPDYIFPSSGALAQAYLGIEEVPTFDCQAACTGYLYGLSVAKAYVESDTYNYVLLIAADKLSSFVNYTDRNTCVLFGDGGAACVVGKSRPGSLEINRLCLGADGKLGELLSLPAGGSRFPASEETLKSGKHFIAMEGKEVFKHAVRRMETAAKNSIVLAGIQEEDIDWFVPHQANERIIDALAKRFDIDESRVFKSLHKYGNTAASSVGIALDELVHTESVKLHDYLLLAAFGGGLSWGAVVLEQV; encoded by the coding sequence TTGTGGTTCTCTGTGAATAAAAATAAAAAAGCAGCAATTTGGGCAACGGGTTCCTATCTGCCTAAAAAAGTTCTTTCAAACGCAGATTTAGAAAAAATGGTAGATACCTCTGATGAATGGATCGTCAGCAGAACGGGGATCAAAGAGCGTCGTATTGCTGGACCTCAAGAGTATACTTCTTTTATGGGAGCGATGGCTGCAGAGAAAGCTATAATCAATGCTGGTTTAAACAAGGATCAGATTGATTGTATTGTTTTCTCTACAGCGGCCCCTGACTATATTTTTCCATCAAGCGGAGCGCTTGCTCAAGCATATTTAGGCATTGAAGAGGTTCCTACGTTTGATTGTCAGGCAGCTTGTACTGGCTATTTGTATGGTCTATCTGTAGCGAAGGCTTATGTAGAATCGGATACGTATAACTATGTATTATTAATTGCTGCCGACAAGCTATCTTCTTTTGTAAATTATACAGATCGCAATACCTGTGTGCTTTTTGGAGATGGAGGAGCCGCTTGTGTCGTAGGAAAGAGTCGGCCAGGATCTTTAGAGATTAATAGATTGTGTTTAGGTGCAGATGGTAAGTTAGGGGAGTTGTTAAGTCTTCCTGCTGGAGGAAGTCGTTTTCCTGCTTCTGAAGAGACTTTAAAATCAGGAAAACATTTTATTGCTATGGAAGGAAAAGAAGTCTTTAAGCATGCTGTGAGGCGTATGGAAACAGCAGCTAAAAATTCAATAGTTTTGGCGGGCATTCAAGAAGAGGATATAGACTGGTTTGTGCCTCATCAAGCTAATGAAAGAATTATAGATGCTCTAGCGAAGCGTTTTGATATTGATGAATCTAGAGTTTTTAAAAGTTTACATAAGTATGGAAATACTGCTGCCTCGTCTGTGGGTATTGCTTTGGATGAATTGGTCCATACAGAATCCGTCAAGCTCCATGATTATTTACTTTTAGCAGCCTTTGGGGGCGGTTTATCATGGGGCGCGGTAGTTTTAGAGCAAGTCTAA
- a CDS encoding ACP S-malonyltransferase → MKKHYAFLFPGQGSQYVGMGQDLYVQYPEVADLFDFANERLGFSLTSIMFEGPENLLMETVHSQLAIYLHSIAVMKVLSQRSSIQPSLVSGLSLGEYTALVACDRISMNDGLELVRKRGLLMNEACKQSPGAMAALLGLPSEVIEENIKSLGQGIWIANYNSPKQLVVAGIEEKVDEAIDLFRDLGCKKAVRLNVFGAFHTPLMQTAQDGLAPDIYGLAMKDSPLPLVSHVVGKSLVINEEIRECLARQITSPTLWYQSCYHIEPEVDEFLELGPGKVLSGLNRSMGICKPISSLGTVAQIEKFLTEA, encoded by the coding sequence ATGAAAAAACATTATGCTTTTTTGTTCCCAGGACAAGGGAGCCAATATGTAGGCATGGGACAAGATTTATATGTGCAGTATCCTGAAGTTGCCGATCTTTTTGATTTTGCTAATGAAAGATTGGGATTTTCTTTGACTTCAATTATGTTTGAAGGTCCTGAGAATCTTTTAATGGAAACAGTGCATAGCCAGCTAGCTATCTATCTTCACAGCATTGCTGTAATGAAGGTCCTATCTCAGCGGTCTTCTATTCAACCTTCTCTTGTTTCTGGATTGAGTTTAGGGGAATATACTGCTTTAGTTGCTTGTGATAGAATCTCAATGAATGACGGCCTTGAGCTTGTTAGAAAGCGCGGTCTATTGATGAATGAAGCTTGCAAGCAGAGCCCTGGGGCTATGGCTGCTTTACTAGGGCTTCCCTCTGAAGTTATAGAGGAAAATATAAAAAGTCTTGGTCAAGGAATTTGGATTGCTAACTATAATTCACCAAAACAGCTTGTAGTAGCGGGAATAGAGGAAAAAGTAGACGAAGCTATCGATTTATTTCGTGATTTAGGATGTAAAAAAGCGGTTCGTTTAAATGTATTTGGAGCATTTCATACTCCTTTAATGCAAACTGCGCAAGACGGTTTAGCTCCAGATATTTATGGGCTCGCTATGAAAGATTCTCCCCTTCCTTTAGTTTCGCATGTTGTTGGAAAATCTTTAGTAATTAACGAAGAAATTCGAGAGTGTTTAGCTCGGCAAATAACATCTCCTACGTTATGGTATCAGAGCTGTTATCATATCGAACCAGAAGTGGATGAGTTTTTAGAATTAGGTCCAGGAAAAGTTTTATCTGGTTTAAATCGTTCTATGGGGATTTGTAAACCAATCTCAAGTCTTGGTACTGTTGCACAGATTGAAAAATTCTTAACAGAGGCATGA
- the fabG gene encoding 3-oxoacyl-ACP reductase FabG, which yields MDITLIGKKAIVTGGTRGIGFGIAKLFLESGADVEIWGLSEERGQTVLESLTGLGGAVSFARVDVSHCSEVKDSMQKFLDNHNKIDILVNNAGITRDNLLMRMSEKDWQSVINTNLDSLYYTCSSVIRHMMKARSGSIINVASIVAKMGSPGQTNYAAAKAGMIAFTKSLAKEVAGRNIRVNCIAPGFIETDMTSVLNDNLKAEWLKMIPMGRAGNPEDIARVALFLASQLSGYMTAQTLVVDGGLTY from the coding sequence ATGGATATAACATTAATAGGGAAAAAAGCTATAGTTACTGGAGGAACTCGAGGAATTGGATTTGGCATAGCTAAGCTTTTTCTTGAGAGTGGAGCCGACGTAGAAATTTGGGGATTGAGTGAGGAGCGCGGTCAAACTGTTTTAGAAAGTTTAACAGGCTTGGGTGGTGCAGTTTCATTTGCTCGTGTGGATGTGAGTCATTGTAGTGAAGTTAAAGATTCCATGCAGAAGTTTTTAGATAACCATAACAAAATAGATATTTTGGTAAATAATGCAGGGATTACCAGGGATAACTTGCTTATGCGTATGTCTGAGAAAGACTGGCAATCCGTTATTAACACCAATTTAGATTCTTTATACTATACATGCTCTTCGGTGATTCGACATATGATGAAGGCACGTTCGGGGTCTATTATAAATGTGGCTTCTATTGTTGCTAAGATGGGGAGTCCTGGGCAAACGAACTATGCCGCTGCTAAGGCTGGGATGATTGCTTTCACAAAATCTTTAGCTAAAGAAGTCGCTGGAAGAAATATTCGTGTCAACTGCATTGCTCCTGGTTTTATTGAAACAGATATGACAAGTGTTTTGAATGATAATTTAAAAGCCGAATGGCTGAAGATGATTCCTATGGGGAGAGCTGGAAATCCTGAAGATATTGCTCGTGTCGCGTTATTTTTAGCATCCCAGTTATCGGGTTATATGACTGCGCAGACGCTGGTTGTAGACGGAGGATTGACTTACTAA
- the acpP gene encoding acyl carrier protein: protein MSLEDDVVAIIVEQLGVDPKEVNENSSFIEDLNADSLDLTELIMTLEEKFAFEISEEDAEKLRTVGDVFNYIKKRQAEEQ from the coding sequence ATGAGTTTAGAAGATGATGTAGTAGCAATTATTGTTGAGCAGTTAGGAGTAGATCCAAAAGAAGTTAATGAAAATTCTTCTTTTATCGAAGACTTGAATGCCGATAGCTTAGATTTGACAGAATTGATTATGACTTTAGAAGAAAAATTTGCTTTTGAAATCTCCGAAGAAGATGCTGAGAAACTTCGTACTGTCGGTGATGTATTTAATTATATCAAAAAGCGTCAAGCTGAGGAGCAGTAA
- a CDS encoding cyclic nucleotide-binding domain-containing protein, which produces MNLIDRAFLLKKTIIFQSLDMDLLLTIADKTETIIFKPGSNVFSIGQPGFSFYIIVEGYITISKEKLEAHLNLKPLDCFGEESLFNNKLREYNASANTQVRMLVLSKGQILNIVEECPSVALSFLELYAKQIGFRQP; this is translated from the coding sequence ATGAATTTAATCGATCGTGCTTTCCTATTAAAAAAAACCATTATATTCCAATCTTTAGACATGGATCTTCTTTTAACAATCGCGGATAAAACTGAAACTATAATATTCAAGCCTGGAAGCAATGTATTCTCCATAGGGCAACCTGGATTCAGCTTTTATATCATTGTAGAAGGCTATATTACTATTTCTAAAGAAAAACTAGAGGCTCATCTAAATTTAAAACCCTTAGATTGTTTTGGAGAAGAAAGCCTATTTAACAACAAGCTCAGGGAATACAATGCCTCTGCGAATACGCAAGTCCGCATGCTAGTTCTCAGCAAAGGACAGATTCTAAATATAGTGGAAGAATGCCCTTCTGTAGCTCTATCTTTTTTAGAGTTATATGCTAAACAAATCGGTTTCAGACAGCCTTAA
- the incB gene encoding inclusion membrane protein IncB, with protein MSAPTSTPQQLSDQITCLNVQMGELNAQVKENRSDIEALQIVTTALAASSETLTSQEICAIRTATALVLSATEKSGTKTATQGPVTVRPPCTFKKVLAVVLTIIALLAIAILIACIIAVCGGFPLLLSFLNLYTVGACVSLPIIASASVALICLCVFATNSLCKPVLTVHTTK; from the coding sequence ATGTCAGCACCTACATCAACCCCACAACAATTGTCAGACCAAATCACTTGCTTAAATGTCCAAATGGGAGAGCTGAATGCGCAAGTAAAAGAGAACAGAAGTGATATTGAAGCCCTACAAATCGTCACTACAGCCTTAGCTGCTTCTAGTGAGACACTAACATCACAAGAAATTTGCGCAATAAGAACAGCAACAGCCTTAGTCTTATCTGCTACAGAAAAATCTGGCACTAAAACTGCAACTCAAGGACCCGTCACTGTACGGCCTCCATGTACATTCAAAAAAGTATTAGCAGTCGTATTAACAATAATTGCTTTACTTGCAATTGCTATACTTATAGCTTGTATTATTGCTGTTTGCGGAGGATTCCCCTTACTTCTATCATTTCTTAACCTATACACTGTAGGCGCCTGTGTATCATTACCAATTATAGCTTCTGCGTCAGTTGCACTTATTTGCTTGTGCGTATTTGCAACGAACTCCCTATGTAAACCAGTACTTACTGTCCACACAACAAAATAA
- a CDS encoding sodium-dependent transporter, whose protein sequence is MNKKHASFSSRLGFIFSMIGIAVGAGNIWRFPRVVAQNGGGAFLILWLSFLFLWSIPLIIIELSIGKLTQKAPIGALIKTAGKKFAWAGGFITLVTTCILAYYSTIVGWGLSYFYYAVSGKINLGNDFAKLWTSHYQSSIPLWAHLISLGLAYLVIRKGIVRGIEKCNKILIPAFFLCTIALLLRAVTLPEAVQGIKQLFICDKSSFTNYKVWIEALTQNAWDTGAGWGLLLVYAGFASKKTGVVTNGALTAICNNLVSLIMGIIIFSTCASLDILGTAQLQDGAGASSIGITFIYLPELFTRLPGGAYLTTLFSSIFFLAFSMAALSSMISMLFLLSQTLSEFGVKPYISETLATTIAFILGIPSALSITFFTNQDTVWGIALIVNGLIFIYAALAYGLPKLRKEIINAIPGDLTLNRAFDYTIKYLLPIEGSLLLGWYFYEGLFPENSQWWNPISLYSLGSLVLQWSLGLIILWKFNKQLYLRFSRCNHEIL, encoded by the coding sequence ATGAATAAAAAACACGCCAGTTTTTCATCTCGATTAGGATTTATATTTTCTATGATAGGGATTGCCGTTGGAGCAGGAAATATCTGGCGTTTCCCGAGAGTTGTTGCTCAGAATGGAGGTGGCGCATTCCTAATTCTTTGGTTGAGTTTTTTATTTTTATGGTCAATCCCATTGATTATTATTGAACTTTCTATTGGAAAACTCACCCAAAAAGCTCCTATAGGAGCTTTAATTAAAACTGCGGGAAAAAAGTTTGCTTGGGCTGGAGGCTTCATTACTCTTGTTACCACATGTATACTTGCCTACTACTCTACAATTGTAGGTTGGGGATTAAGCTACTTTTATTACGCGGTTTCAGGAAAAATTAACCTCGGAAATGACTTTGCAAAATTGTGGACATCGCACTATCAGAGTTCTATTCCTCTATGGGCCCACCTGATTTCTTTAGGACTAGCCTATCTTGTAATCCGCAAAGGTATTGTTCGTGGGATTGAAAAATGTAATAAAATTCTGATCCCCGCATTCTTCCTATGCACAATTGCCCTACTTTTACGAGCAGTGACTCTCCCAGAAGCCGTCCAAGGAATCAAACAACTCTTTATTTGTGACAAAAGTTCTTTTACTAACTACAAAGTATGGATAGAAGCTCTGACGCAAAATGCTTGGGATACGGGAGCTGGATGGGGGTTACTACTCGTCTATGCGGGCTTTGCTTCAAAGAAAACTGGTGTTGTTACAAACGGAGCTCTAACAGCTATATGTAATAATCTTGTTTCCTTAATCATGGGAATCATTATCTTTTCAACATGTGCCTCTTTGGATATTTTAGGAACTGCACAGTTACAAGATGGGGCAGGAGCCTCAAGTATAGGAATCACCTTTATTTACTTGCCCGAGTTATTTACTCGTTTGCCTGGAGGCGCTTACCTAACTACATTGTTTAGCTCGATTTTCTTCCTTGCATTTTCCATGGCAGCACTCTCTTCCATGATTTCCATGCTCTTTCTTCTCTCACAGACACTATCAGAATTTGGAGTAAAGCCCTACATTTCTGAAACCTTAGCAACAACGATTGCATTTATCCTGGGCATTCCTTCTGCACTTAGTATAACATTTTTTACTAACCAAGATACCGTTTGGGGAATTGCACTTATCGTAAACGGTCTGATCTTTATTTACGCGGCTTTAGCCTACGGCCTTCCTAAATTAAGAAAAGAAATTATTAATGCAATTCCTGGAGATCTAACTCTAAACAGAGCCTTTGACTACACAATAAAATATTTGCTGCCAATTGAAGGCTCTCTTCTTTTAGGATGGTATTTCTATGAAGGACTCTTCCCTGAAAATAGTCAATGGTGGAATCCCATTTCTCTCTATAGCCTGGGGAGTCTGGTTTTACAATGGTCTTTAGGACTCATTATTTTATGGAAGTTCAATAAACAACTTTATTTAAGGTTTTCCCGTTGTAATCATGAAATTTTATAA
- a CDS encoding dicarboxylate/amino acid:cation symporter codes for MKKQHSHYTKNNLLLLLSILLGLGLGSLQSPWIVYSAECITNTFLKFLRLLSIPLVFCALGSTITSIQNFNTMMILGKRILYYTLLTTLIAASIGLLLFFLLNPHMNQETLSTTTKCNPLGYLDVLADSLPENIFKPFIQGNVISAACLAIMVGTAALFLKEKEKTFVQQFFNSFFSIFLNLARGGLKLLPIAMIGFSVLLFKEFKDQGNLPIFSKYLLCVIGANLSQGLIVLPILLKINKVSPLKIAKAMSPALVTAFFSKSSAATLPLTMELAEDELKINKNLSRFSFPLCSVINMNGCAAFILITVFFVATSNGMVITPLMSLGWVFFATLAAIGNAGVPMGCYFLTLSLLTSMNIPLSILGLILPFYTVLDMIETSLNVWSDCCVVSIANQQLSKTLSL; via the coding sequence ATGAAAAAACAACATTCTCATTATACCAAAAATAATCTTTTATTACTTCTTTCTATATTGCTTGGGCTGGGTTTAGGAAGTTTGCAATCTCCTTGGATTGTTTATTCTGCCGAGTGCATAACAAATACTTTTCTAAAATTCTTACGTCTACTTAGTATCCCTTTGGTATTCTGTGCCCTTGGTTCAACCATTACTTCCATACAAAATTTCAATACTATGATGATCTTAGGAAAAAGAATTTTATACTATACACTACTGACGACACTAATCGCTGCTTCTATTGGACTTCTTCTCTTCTTTTTACTTAACCCCCATATGAATCAAGAGACGCTATCCACAACTACAAAGTGTAACCCCCTAGGATATTTAGATGTTCTTGCTGACAGCCTACCAGAAAATATCTTCAAGCCATTTATTCAAGGAAATGTAATCTCAGCTGCTTGCTTAGCAATCATGGTAGGAACTGCAGCTCTATTTCTTAAAGAAAAAGAAAAAACCTTTGTTCAGCAATTTTTTAATTCATTTTTCTCTATCTTTCTTAACCTCGCTAGGGGTGGTCTAAAGCTTCTCCCCATAGCAATGATTGGATTCTCTGTCCTCTTGTTTAAAGAATTTAAAGATCAGGGCAATCTTCCCATCTTTAGTAAGTATCTGCTTTGCGTTATAGGAGCCAACCTCTCACAAGGTTTGATTGTTCTCCCCATACTACTTAAAATAAACAAAGTCTCTCCTTTAAAAATTGCCAAAGCAATGTCTCCTGCACTCGTGACTGCTTTCTTCTCAAAATCATCAGCAGCAACATTACCCCTAACTATGGAACTTGCTGAAGACGAATTGAAAATAAATAAGAATCTTTCTCGATTTAGCTTCCCGCTATGCTCTGTCATTAATATGAATGGGTGCGCTGCTTTTATTCTAATTACTGTTTTTTTTGTTGCGACTTCAAATGGCATGGTCATCACTCCACTCATGTCTTTAGGATGGGTTTTCTTTGCCACTCTCGCAGCTATAGGAAATGCAGGGGTTCCCATGGGATGCTACTTTCTTACCCTTTCTCTTCTTACATCTATGAATATTCCTTTATCCATACTAGGTCTCATTCTACCTTTTTATACTGTATTAGATATGATAGAAACTTCTCTCAATGTCTGGTCTGATTGCTGCGTAGTTAGTATAGCAAATCAACAACTCTCGAAAACACTTTCGCTATAG
- a CDS encoding tetratricopeptide repeat protein encodes MIRSPLPFISSKRVINKLGLQDEFSCPEDVVDFLFSEIELLAQQNEPSEGYLALSRSLLMMTQNQPKVLKKVIFYGVTYGLKHKSMAIFIDVLTYIDFLFEKLGISASDRLSLCSARTFINFELYSQTGDMKFLSEVIDNFRLIEQLLKMHPQLKNRLGWDHFRLGAKQEEVSLVASASVYQAVGRSFMEFYHKHLELSDLVYGMKCLSLALDLSPNNAHIHADYAKGLVVLGTREGKSLQIEKGLEHFSKAIFLSFSRDNDTVAYENYRYSYALACVKLFDLTYKKEHFDQAMRILYQTIQAFPNLSGLWMVWGELLIRSGWLNSNMKYVEVGLEKLASLQKKTSDPIALSGLLATGIAILGLYLEEPNLFKESRFRLISAMKTFPGNSALVHALGVVQLCSALYFNDDSHFASAISCFQSCLEWDLDAIGMWQKLFDAYFSWGVKKKSARLLRKALDVASRLCSLRPEAFLFWSDRGLALKCLAEVTVDEAYKEIFLSESLLHYQRAWDLSGRLEIVELWGHSHYLLAELQQSLFHYDEAYRLLTKVDLTLSSSRVKLILAAVLLGKGKLLENTDLVEEAQTILEPLVEAYLEDENFLLLLGKIYLFLFWKNKNMCLSKLARTYLEKAISLGCPEAYYTLGKFYAITKDVEKAWGMVIRSARYGVRITEATWLNDPYLANLREIHTFREVVENQRGRLWLGSKTETKRN; translated from the coding sequence ATGATTAGATCACCACTACCTTTTATTTCCTCCAAAAGAGTGATAAATAAGTTAGGCTTGCAGGATGAGTTCTCTTGTCCTGAAGACGTGGTTGATTTCCTTTTCTCTGAAATTGAATTATTGGCACAACAAAACGAACCGAGTGAAGGGTATTTAGCTTTGTCTCGGTCTCTACTGATGATGACTCAAAATCAACCTAAAGTTTTGAAAAAAGTGATCTTCTATGGAGTTACCTATGGATTAAAACATAAAAGCATGGCGATTTTCATTGATGTTTTGACCTACATAGACTTTCTTTTTGAAAAATTAGGCATCAGTGCTTCCGATAGGCTTTCTTTGTGCTCTGCAAGAACCTTTATCAATTTTGAACTTTATTCTCAAACTGGAGACATGAAGTTTCTCTCCGAAGTTATAGACAATTTTCGTTTGATAGAACAGCTTTTGAAAATGCATCCCCAACTGAAGAATCGTCTGGGGTGGGATCACTTCCGTTTAGGAGCTAAGCAAGAAGAGGTTTCTTTAGTAGCAAGTGCTTCTGTTTATCAGGCTGTCGGTCGTAGTTTTATGGAGTTCTATCACAAACACTTAGAGTTAAGTGATTTGGTCTACGGAATGAAATGCCTATCTTTGGCTCTGGATTTATCACCTAATAATGCCCATATCCATGCTGATTATGCTAAGGGCTTGGTAGTTTTAGGAACCAGAGAAGGAAAGTCTTTACAAATAGAAAAGGGATTAGAGCATTTTTCTAAAGCGATTTTTCTGAGTTTCAGCAGGGATAACGATACCGTTGCTTATGAAAACTATCGCTATAGCTATGCTCTTGCTTGTGTGAAGTTATTTGATCTGACTTATAAAAAAGAGCATTTCGATCAGGCGATGCGTATCCTCTACCAAACTATACAAGCATTTCCTAATCTCTCAGGACTGTGGATGGTTTGGGGCGAGCTTCTCATTCGTTCTGGATGGTTGAATAGCAACATGAAGTATGTTGAAGTGGGTTTAGAAAAACTTGCTTCTTTACAAAAGAAGACTAGTGATCCGATTGCGCTTTCAGGTTTATTAGCTACAGGGATTGCAATTTTAGGACTATATTTAGAGGAACCAAACTTATTTAAAGAGAGTCGATTCAGGCTTATTTCTGCTATGAAGACTTTTCCTGGCAATAGTGCGTTAGTCCATGCTCTTGGTGTTGTGCAGCTTTGCTCCGCTCTTTATTTTAATGACGACTCACATTTTGCCTCTGCTATTTCTTGTTTTCAGTCTTGTTTAGAATGGGATTTAGATGCCATAGGAATGTGGCAAAAATTATTTGATGCTTATTTTTCTTGGGGGGTGAAGAAAAAAAGTGCTAGATTGTTGCGAAAAGCCTTAGATGTAGCAAGTAGGCTCTGTTCTTTGCGTCCCGAGGCTTTTTTATTTTGGAGCGATCGAGGATTGGCATTAAAGTGCTTGGCAGAAGTCACAGTCGATGAAGCTTATAAAGAAATTTTTCTATCAGAATCACTATTACATTATCAGAGAGCATGGGATTTAAGTGGTAGACTTGAAATCGTAGAACTTTGGGGACACTCTCATTATTTGCTTGCCGAACTACAACAGAGTTTGTTCCATTATGATGAAGCGTATAGATTATTAACGAAGGTAGATCTTACTTTATCTTCCTCTAGGGTTAAGCTAATTCTTGCTGCGGTTTTATTAGGAAAAGGAAAGTTATTAGAAAATACAGATCTTGTTGAAGAAGCGCAGACTATTTTAGAACCTCTGGTCGAAGCCTATCTTGAAGATGAAAATTTCCTACTATTGTTGGGAAAAATATACTTATTCCTATTTTGGAAAAATAAGAATATGTGTCTAAGTAAACTTGCTAGAACATATTTAGAAAAGGCGATTTCTTTGGGGTGTCCAGAGGCGTACTATACTTTAGGAAAGTTCTATGCAATAACAAAAGATGTGGAAAAGGCATGGGGAATGGTCATTCGCTCAGCACGGTATGGTGTTCGTATTACAGAAGCCACGTGGTTA